The sequence ttagaaacatcCAACCATTAATTTAGTGGACCAATCAAATATAGCCATTAGATTTACGAAACTGAAGATGGAATTAGGTTCTTCCCGCGTAGCCCTGGTTGTGTGTCTAGCATTGTCTCACTTTCTTTACCATTTATTTTCTAAAAATATTTGGGATTTGAAAAGATTTTCGATAGGGTTTGATGTACTAGATAGGTGCACATAACAGCACTATGTGAGAGCAACCAAATTAATATCCATTTTTCTTTATCCATTAGTTCAGCCATATTTATTTTGAAATATAATGCAAAATAAGAATCATATTAAGTTCTTTAGTGGCATAAGAAAATGAGTAAAATGCATCATAAGTCTTAAAACTATTAGAGGTATGTtagtttagtcctataactttgTAACTGCAGTTTTAGGTTCTAAAATTACAAGAGGCGTGTCAATTTACTCCTCTAACTCCCAAGCTACAGTTTTAGGTCCTAAAACTATTGGAGGTGCATCAGTTTAGTCGTATAACTTTGAAACTGTAGGCCATCAGTGACATGATGGCTTGAGCTCCATGAAGGAGACTAGGCCGGCCATCTTAGCCTCACCCCATAGTAACAGAACAACACGTTGCGTCAAATTGATAGACACATGTGGCTACTCTCTCGCCGACCGTTTCCAGCTTGACGGTTTCCGCGTACTCCTCAGCGTCGTCCGGCAGCAGCAAAAATTCCCCACCTTTCGCCATGCTCATACCCAATCAACTCTGCATGACTAGCTCCACGGCAATGGTGTCGGGGCAACGACAATGTCATGAGGGAGAGAGAGGTGGGATGGCGTCCTCCACATCCCGATTGTCTTGGTGTCTCCCTGGAGGCCACAACAATCCTCTCAGCGAGGCTGCACTGTCACTCATGAACACACAGGTGGCAGGTGTGCAGGTTGCAATACACACTATGATGTGAAAGCGTATGGACCACTTTTGGGGAAGTAAACACATATAAATGGCTCATTTGAAAAAAAATGCACCATAGATACAGGCCATGCAAGCTTCGGACCTGAGATGAACAAACTTACATAGTTTTGGGACCCAAAACTGCAGTTTCGAAGTTATAGGACTGAACTGACACACCTCCAATAGTTTTAGGACTTATGATGCAATTTTCAAAATTATAATTGCACTTACTCAGTTCCTTAATATAGTGTCAATTGGTTTTCTCGAAAGTCATGTTTCATAAAGTTTAACCAATATATACAACATGGAATGCATACCATATGGAAATATATTTCTTGAACTAATGGTAAtgaattgatattgtagatgttgacAATTCTTTTCTATAAACTTGTTCAAAGTGTACAAAGTTTGAATTTGCAAAAATCTAATAAccaatatattttggaacggatggagtacttaTTATTGTGCTTTGACATTTGTTGAACCAATTTTTTTAAGCATTATTGTACTTTTGAATCCACTGTTTTGAACTTGCACCAAAATGGCCGTTAACATTTTTTTCTTTCTTATGATATTCAATTTAGCAATGGCAATAGGATATCCAAAACTTTATTCTTTTGTCCAAGATTTTCATCAGAACAATAAAGGTGGTGCGCTCACATTTGTGAGGGCCACTGTTCTAGTTAGTACGAATAATGCAAACCCCAAACGCATCATGACAAAAGTCTAGGAGTCCACCCAAGATAGCTAGCTACTACAGTCGAGTCTATGTCACAAATTGTGTCACTCATTTTTAAATCTATAAAGTGTGAAGTATTCTAAATAAAATCATCATACCTGTACCACCTATGTTTATGATACCACAAAATATCGAATTCAAATTCAATGTCGTAATAAAAAAAAGACAAATTGAATATTTATAGTGATGCTTGGCCATATTCAGAACACAATTAAATTAGCTAGTAATCACCCACATATATATCGCTCATTGAACCATGTATCAAGTTAGAATTTGAATTGCCCTAACATTCCTATATAAAGTGTGATTGTAGTAAAAGAACCGAGAACTTTGTACTTTCAACTATTCAGGTAGTATAGGCTCCATCACGAGCAACTTAATCCAGATACATTTGAGGCCCCAACTCCTGACATTTTCTAAATTTTTTTCCTGAAAGTGGCTTTAACTATCACAATGGTAGGGTTATCTCATGTAGTGTCCAAATAAAAGTTACCTTCAAAGATTATTTCACTGGATATTTTTATCTTATTTGCCAAAATCCTAAATTGTTAAAAGGGAAATATAATGATAagacatataaataaataaataattggaGATTAAGTGAAAACCACATTTCAGATTTTTCTTACAATTGTATGTTCTTTTATACTTTTGACGATTTTAAGAACACATGGTTGTTTCTTAATATGGAAAATAGTTTTAAAACTTAAAGTTGTGTTATGTATATATCTTACACAAAGGTGTCACATCGATCAAAATGTTTAAATGGTGAAACCCACAAGAGGGAGCAAATAGACAGAGTATTAAGAGTTCATCGATAAAATTAATATTATCCATTGTAATAACTGGAAGACCAaatcgaaaagaaaaaaaatagtataGTGACCCAAAACAGTATTTGTCTTAAGTAACAAGTCTAAAATGATTTGGAATTTCAAAAGATTTTCTAGAGGGTTTGATGTACTAGCTAGGTGCCCTGGCATTTGCAAGGGCCACTGTTTTAGTTAGTACAACAGTACAAATCCCGGCGGTTCAGACCTACACCTGAATCTATGTCACCAACCGTGTCGCTCTCAATTGCATGAGTCCACCCCCAGCCCAGCCGATCAAGAGTGTGGTCAGGTCAGGTCAGGTCACTCTTGCATCCAAAAATCCGGCCTGACCAAACTCACAGGTCACAGCTGAACCCCGGCGAAATACATTCATACATGCTGGAATTCAATGAAAAACAATGGCTCACTCCACACCACAAACAACATGAGCGAGGGATGCATAGATATACTATATAATTAAACAACAGTAACAATTGTACCGAAGCTGGAACATATAACTTATGTCTGAAGTCTGATGATCATACTCCAGGGAAATGAAAAGGTCCAATATATACATCAAAGACGGCCACAATCCAGGCGAAGTATATAGCCCACATTACACAAATACTACTAACTAGTATAGTCAATCCATCCAACTAACACTAGTAAATTCAGACATACCGCACTCCATCAATGGTCATAGCATAATGCATACTCTACTTTCTTATTCCTTAGAACAAGCTAGGTACTCATCAGTCATCACTTCATCCGTACCTCATGAACGCGCGAACTGATCGATCGGCTGCCTACGCCCTGCTCATCAGTTGTCACCTCCCAGGAGGAAGCCCAGGAAGCAGATGAGGTCGCCCCCCGCGAAGATGACGATGTTTGCCGTGCAGAAGATCCTGGCGATGATGTATGctgggtcgacggcgaggaggaggtggACCGCGGCGGCGTACATGCAGTGGCCGACGAAGGTGACGACGAGCGCGAGGAAGGCCAGGGCGCGGCGGGCccagcggcggcggcacgggaggtgcagcgccagcgccgccgcagccgcctggAGTAGGGCGCAGCACAGCATCCCGAACCAGAGGGCGCTGTCGTCGGTGGCCTGCGCGTCGGTCCACTCGACGCACCGCAGGACGAACGGCGTGTGCATCCAGACGAACACCACACCCAACCAGCTTGAATATGATGGAAGGATCCATCGATCGAAAGTTTGGATTGTCCAGAAACCAGCCAAGCGGGTGTAGT comes from Triticum aestivum cultivar Chinese Spring chromosome 5B, IWGSC CS RefSeq v2.1, whole genome shotgun sequence and encodes:
- the LOC123115573 gene encoding uncharacterized protein gives rise to the protein MESNKIRDPLLATVPKEEAIPAAVRRATGWALFTACGTILSFAAGHAAAYAVGQYQDCSTQVGLRNYTRLAGFWTIQTFDRWILPSYSSWLGVVFVWMHTPFVLRCVEWTDAQATDDSALWFGMLCCALLQAAAAALALHLPCRRRWARRALAFLALVVTFVGHCMYAAAVHLLLAVDPAYIIARIFCTANIVIFAGGDLICFLGFLLGGDN